CTCTTAAGATTCCAGGGAGCCAAATGACCATTTAATGTGAAACATCTCTATTTATAACTCCCTCGAAACTTCATGGGAATAACACCTGACCTCTTCTATTCGAGCGATATATCTATTACCAAATCTCTCTCTTCATATGTTTGAGATGGAACTTATGGTTTCCATTGGTGCAAATCCAATCATCTTGATTTGAGATGAAAAGCTATTTCCCTTTGGTAGAAAATGGTTATCCATTAAGTGGGGGAAATGGTATTTAAGAAACAGAAGGATTATGCTCCTACTCTTGCAAGAACGGACTAACAAGGTAAGCTACCTAGCCAACCTTCATAATTAAATGCCGTCACTGTATGGATAGATCTCATTTTGAAAAGAACTATTATTGGAGAATTCATGGGTAGAGCCAGAGTGTGTGAATTGTATGGGTATAGCGTGTGGGATCATTGGTTTCCACTCTAGTAGTGCCAATGACTTTCAGTTTACCGGCATCAACGTAGAGACAAGCCACTTATAATATGCTACCGCTTCAAGACTTACTCATAAacctacatcatgtatgttgaatttGCATGAGTTCGAAGGCAAACCTTTGCATTTGCGGTAGATCCCTTGATGAATTTCATTTGGATCCACCCGTTGAGGCCCATCAGTGGTATCATGGCTAAGATTATCAATGCTAATTGCCAATTTGCTTCAAAAGCAATGACCAGACCAGCTATAGCTGACGCAGCGTTTTGCACAAGCAGAGCAAGTGAATCTCCAACTAGGCGGCGGACAGTCGCTGCATCAGCCGATAGCCTTGCACCGATTGCACCACTTGAGTTCTCAGCATCATCGAACCATGTGATCTCCATGTTCACCACCTTTTCAAACGACATCGACCGAATCCTTCTTATCAAATGGCAGCCAGCTACAGCAAAGAAGTATGCTTGTGATGGGGAGACCACGAAAGATACAAAGCCAAGGGTAAGAAACATCAACGACCAAAATCCGGCATCCTTCCGAAGTTTCGATGGAGGTTCAAAGAATGTCCGAACTATACCAGAAAGGAGTACTCCAAACATGGGCAATATAACACCGTGGATGACCGCAGCAATGGTACCAAGCAGTAACACTGGGATCTCTGGCTTATTGAGATATGCAAGGCGGCGTAGCGGAACATCACGTGCTGGCTGCAGTGGCATTGGGCCGTTGGGCTCTGGTTGCATGGTTTCTTGGATGCTGAGCGCAGGAGGTAAACCGAACGGGACTGAGTATGAATGGCGGCTGCTGCTTCCAATGGATGATCCCTGGCTTATAGATCGTCGGAAGGAGAAGCGTTGACTCGACTGCCTGCCAGAATCTGATGTAATTTCCACTTTGTCTGGGTCAGTTACAGTTTGTGGTTCTGGCTCCTGGTTAACTTCTTGCAAGCGTATAAGCTGACAGTATGCTCCATTTGGATCCTTGAGTAGCTCTGAATGAGAACCTGATCAAATGACTCAGAGCTGAATTAGGCAGTTCTGACAGTTATATCAGAACATGATATAAAACATCTAGGGTGTGTTTgattgaaatttggtgcaaccgaaTGCACCCACATGTGAATTTTTATCTAAGTTTCAAAAGAGTTGGATGTCTTGTCATTTCGTCTTTCTTGAAATATACAGACAAAAATGGCATGCCTGAGCCATATCAAATCGATCTTAGCAAGGTTCTTACCCTTCTCAATGACTAATCCTTGATGAATCACAGCAATCATATCAGCATTCCTCACTGTGCTCAATCTATGGGCAACAATGACAGTGGTTCGGTTGATCATGATCCTGTCTAGTGCCTCCTGCACGACCCGTTCGGATTCTGCATCGAGCGCACTTGTGGCTTCGTCTAAAAGAAGTATTCTTGGGTCTTTTAGAATTGCTCTGGCTATGGCGATTCTCTGCTTCTGTCCCCCGGACAGCTGAGTTCCATGCTCACCAACCATTGTGTCAAGACCCTGAATATAAAGTATTTCAATAGAAGAAGAGGTAAATAGCCATTCTCTTCCCTTAAATCAACTGCTACTTGTATATAAAAACCATGACCAAGGTACAGATTCTGTCATTAGCTTCTATACAAAGCTGTGACTATTGTGCAATTTACTTTAATGAACCATGGTACCCCAAAAAAAATTTTGTAAATAGGTGAAGCTCCAATCATTcagggggtgtttggatgtacTATTGGATTGAATTTCAATAAATATAACTGCAATTTGAGCTGCTATCTCATGATGAATGATGGAAAATATCATTAAATATtttcatttcctcttgattaagGGCGCATTACATTTCACCTATTATCACAAAATATCACGATATTTCATGACATTTGGCGCAACCAAATGCAACCGAagttggtatcgatccctagtgggggtggctaacagtgaagtgtgaactgacagtggggtgtactaacaagctaaccaaaaaaaaataaatgcaaccTAAGTTAAATATCATAATTCAGTTCATTTGCATCCAAATGCAGGCTAAGTTACACTTAAGTGGAGATAAACATTCACAATATTCTTTCAGTTAGAAACTTTagctttttcaggatattatcgCAATTTTATTTTCACCAGTCCAACTAAAAATGAAGCCAACTGCATTTGGGACTCATTTCACCTCTTATTCGAAGTGCGACTAACCCAAGTTTGGAAATCTCACTTTGTCGCGACTTGATTATCACAATCCAATTCACCTCTACATCCAAACATAGAAATGGTTTCAATCACAAGAAGAGCTGAAATACTGGTAACCTGAGGCATTTTGTCTATGAACTTTGCAGCATTGGCAAGCTCAGCTGCAGCTCTGATCTCTTCAATGGTTGCATCATCCTTACTGTAGGCAATGTTTTCTCTAATACTAGAAGTAAACAGCACCGGTTCCTGGCTAACAAGCCCGATTTTGCCTCTGATCCATCTGAGGTGGAACTCCTTGAGATTTATACCATCTATCAGTACTTCACCAGCTTGTGGGTCGTAAAACCTCTCTATCAGGCTGATCACAGTAGACTTGCCGCTACCACTCTCTCCTACTAAAGCTGTGGTGGTGCCACTGGGTATAGAAAGAGAGAACCCGGCAAATATTTGCTCGTCAGGTCTGGCTGGGTAGCTAAAATAAACATCCCTTAATTCAATCTCTCCTAGAACATCGTCCAGTTTCCGCCCACTGTCGTCATATGCATCTATCTCTGGCTTCCGCTTGATTGTTGAGAACATCTTGAATCCTGCCGCCTGTCCTGCTGCAAACGCAGTCATGCATGGAGACGCCTGCCCAAGAGACCTGAGTAATCCAAGTATAAACCATCAGAACAAGATCTCCCTCAATTTCAACAATAAATAACAGCTTGCATACAATCATGTAGGCATATATGCACACTTACATGGATGTGTAAAATATGCATATATAGTAAGCTTTAGCCACAAAGTCCGATTATCTActaatgtaaatatatatatatatatatatatatatatatatatatatatatatatatatatataaaagaagttTAGGGATCCAAAAGGAATGTCTAGATGAATACATGTCTGATCACGTTTGAATTGGACAGCTGAACATGATTGTTTGGAGTTACACAATTTGATTAAGGACTTAAcagaacattttttatttttttttctttcttataaaCTTAAAGAAGTGGAGTTCGAAACTGACAAGGAACCTATCATGACTGAATACATTATGTTCATCACGTGGCCACCCGTATATCCCTTTTCCAGTATCATCTTCGAACCGAACCATATGGCCAAACCATAGCTGCCAAATATAATAAACAGAGCCAAACCGACACCTAAGCCAGAAGCCAACCCCTCTTGAACACCAGAACTATAAGCCATCTTCAGCAACTTGTCATATTTATCTATAGCTTGCTTCTCCCCAGTGAATGATGCAACCTGAGGAACCATGTCGATCATGCTTTCGCAAAATAAAAGACAGTGACTTCAGCCAAGTTTGGATGCACGATTGAATTGAACTGCGATATTTCAATTGAagaaagtggaaatgaccaagttgggGCTCGCCCCACCCCACTAATTATGACAGACTAGCCTTCGAATTGCAATTAAGATCAGTTCAAATGCATGGAACTtaatttggggttttttttttcatcattacAGATAAAAATGGTGCTAACTCCACTTTGGTCATCTCTACTATGTTGAATTAGATTATCACAATTCAGTTAAATTGAGAATCCAAACTCACCATAAGATGCTTTTGTTCAGGAATTTTGAAGACTCGTCTGTCATGCTGTGAAAATTGCCTACCGTTCTAATTGATCCGATTGTCTGTTCTACAACCACTGCTGCTTCTGAGTACGCTGTTTGCCCACGGGAAGCCATCTTTGTTATAATAATAGAAACGAGTGCACCAGAAATCACAAGAAGAGGAATAGCTGATAGCATAACAATGGTAAGAAGCCATCCTTGGATAAATGCTATCACAAAGCCTCCTATGAATGTCGATATAAGCTGTAGGAACTTACCAACCTgtaaaaacaaaatgaaaaaagGATGGTGCTTAGTGATCTCTTGACAAAATTAAAAGATGAAGATCAATCAGAAGTCCTAAACCTTCAAAAGAGAAGCatcctttgtttctttctttctttgtagtCAAACACATTCACTGATAAACCAAAAGGAATCTTCGTATTGCAGACAGTTGGGTGAGAAATATCAGTTCATATATACAAATTGCAAATGATTAGACTAGATTAAACCCACAACGTATCTTTAGGCTGATTTGGTTTCAGTATTCAATTGAATTGATCGATATGAACATCATGAGCTGCCCTGAAAAAAAACAGTTGTTGCTGATATCTCCTTCTCAGTTCCTTCTTCCATAACCCGAGCTCAGAAAAGGGAGAGATAAAAAAGCCCTATGGAGAATGTTTGAGTTGTGTTTGGTTGTAGCAAATTTCATGAAATCTTGTACTAAGACAttgatcatgaaatatcatgatatttggtgaaaccaaatgcaccctaaaagtATAAATAACTAAATTGTGATTAATTCCATTTGTATTAATATTGTACGCTCCCAAACTGCAACCGTGTTACTTTCAAAGGAATGCAATTACAATCTGAGGGCTACTTCCTTGCCCTAGATGTTAGGAAATCTCACTAAAAGTTTTGATAGAATCCTCTCGAAAAATCAATATGCATGAAACATACATCCTCCTTTCCTCCATTGATGCAagctaataataataaacaatggC
This DNA window, taken from Magnolia sinica isolate HGM2019 chromosome 14, MsV1, whole genome shotgun sequence, encodes the following:
- the LOC131225768 gene encoding ABC transporter B family member 11-like, which produces MSEDTRMDDDVSTPQAPSTSDKPATDPSADPGKVEYQEDSKKSEGEEGRKNSVPFYKLFSFADTTDFVLMAVGVVAAVGNGIAAPLMTVVFGQMVNSFGENTDTEKMVHAISKVSLRFVYLGVGAGVASFFQVACWVVTGERQAARIRNLYLKTILRQDIAFFDKETNAGEVVGRMSGDTVLIQDAMGEKVGKFLQLISTFIGGFVIAFIQGWLLTIVMLSAIPLLVISGALVSIIITKMASRGQTAYSEAAVVVEQTIGSIRTVASFTGEKQAIDKYDKLLKMAYSSGVQEGLASGLGVGLALFIIFGSYGLAIWFGSKMILEKGYTGGHVMNIMYSVMIGSLSLGQASPCMTAFAAGQAAGFKMFSTIKRKPEIDAYDDSGRKLDDVLGEIELRDVYFSYPARPDEQIFAGFSLSIPSGTTTALVGESGSGKSTVISLIERFYDPQAGEVLIDGINLKEFHLRWIRGKIGLVSQEPVLFTSSIRENIAYSKDDATIEEIRAAAELANAAKFIDKMPQGLDTMVGEHGTQLSGGQKQRIAIARAILKDPRILLLDEATSALDAESERVVQEALDRIMINRTTVIVAHRLSTVRNADMIAVIHQGLVIEKGSHSELLKDPNGAYCQLIRLQEVNQEPEPQTVTDPDKVEITSDSGRQSSQRFSFRRSISQGSSIGSSSRHSYSVPFGLPPALSIQETMQPEPNGPMPLQPARDVPLRRLAYLNKPEIPVLLLGTIAAVIHGVILPMFGVLLSGIVRTFFEPPSKLRKDAGFWSLMFLTLGFVSFVVSPSQAYFFAVAGCHLIRRIRSMSFEKVVNMEITWFDDAENSSGAIGARLSADAATVRRLVGDSLALLVQNAASAIAGLVIAFEANWQLALIILAMIPLMGLNGWIQMKFIKGSTANAKIMYEEASQVASDAVGSIRTVASFCAEEKVMELYKEKCEGPMKTGIRQGLISGIGFGISFFLLFSVYAASFYAGARLVDDGKTTFAKVFRVFFALSMAAIGISQSSSLAPDSAKAKISAATIFAILDRKSQIDPSDDSGITLEDVKGEIEFKHVSFKYPMRPDVQVFQDLCLAVQSGKTVALVGESGSGKSTVIALLQRFYDPDSGHITLDRTEIQRFQLRWLRRQMGLVSQEPVLFNDTIRANVAYGKEGNVTEAEILAAAESANAHNFISGLQQGYDALVGERGVQLSGGQKQRVAIARAIVKEPKVLLLDEATSALDAESERVVQDALDRVMVNRTTIVVAHRLSTIKGADLIAVVKNGVIAEKGRHETLINIKDGVYASLVALHMSASS